One window from the genome of Glycine soja cultivar W05 chromosome 12, ASM419377v2, whole genome shotgun sequence encodes:
- the LOC114378995 gene encoding protein MAIN-LIKE 1-like, whose translation MIEDVPAPGAEGLVGDGAEGLAGDGAKGVAGDDAEGFPGGPRDPSVLTSFADHVAHSIWNGEERPKLKLAFHGRKVEKFGSPALEIEGLVVAIELTPLIACSVDTGDRGDISAFFEKWHKETSSFHPPVGELTITLDDVASLLHLSIIGTFHSFEPLHVDEAVIMLVELLERRCEARHWIVAARAYLLHLVGCTFFANKSATHVHVVHLDAFGDLARSGSYAWGVAAPVHMYDQLNDASQSTGRQLAGYITLLQCWIYKQFPSVHESVTNDGYDETTPHVCQWLTTKDYMKGLTTSSYRTRIDALTIPNAADQPRHPLVPQHEAYVEPDIPEVLVAPEAGPSQATDLPKHAVDACEAISERLERVFNLSMVTEGTELHDLMEDCLRIVLRCLASVPNPSK comes from the exons ATGATTGAGGACGTACCTGCACCTGGTGCAGAGGGATTAGTTGGTGATGGTGCTGAGGGATTAGCTGGTGATGGTGCTAAGGGAGTAGCTGGTGATGATGCTGAGGGATTCCCAGGTGGGCCACGTGACCCATCAGTGCTGACTTCGTTTGCTGACCATGTTGCACATAGCATATGGAATGGAgag GAACGTCCTAAATTGAAGTTAGCCTTCCACGGAAGGAAAGTTGAGAAATTTGGGAGCCCAGCTCTTGAGATTGAAGGGTTAGTCGTTGCCATAGAATTAACTCCTTTGATCGCGTGTTCAGTAGACACTGGCGATCGGGGAGATATATCCGCTTTTTTCGAGAAGTGGCACAAGGAGACTAGCAGCTTCCATCCTCCAGTAGGAGAGCTGACcatcacattggatgatgtggCGTCACTCCTTCATCTTTCGATCATAGGCACCTTCCACAGCTTCGAGCCTCTACATGTGGACGAGGCGGTCATCATGTTAGTGGAGTTGCTTGAG AGGAGATGCGAGGCCCGACATTGGATTGTTGCAGCTCGTGCATATCTCCTACACTTGGTTGGTTGCACTTTTttcgctaacaagagtgcaacacatGTTCATGTAGTTCATTTGGACGCTTTTGGAGACTTGGCTCGGAGTGGGAGCTATGCATGGGGAGTTGCTGCCCCGGTGCATATGTATGATCAATTAAATGACGCTTCTCAAAGCACTGGCCGACAGCTTGCTGGTTACATTACTTTATTACAG TGTTGGATATATAAGCAATTTCCCAGTGTTCATGAGAGCGTGACTAATGATGGGTATGATGAGACGACACCACATGTCTGCCAGTGGCTTACTACGAAGGATTATATGAAGGGATTAACAACATCGTCGTACCGAACACGTATAGATGCACTAACGATCCCTAAC GCAGCTGATCAGCCCAGACATCCACTTGTCCCACAACATGAGGCATACGTGGAGCCAGATATCCCGGAGGTCCTAGTGGCACCAGAAGCTGGACCGTCACAAGCAACTGATCTGCCCAAACATGCAGTG GATGCTTGTGAAGCAATCTCAGAAAGGTTGGAGCGTGTATTCAACCTAAGCATGGTCACTGAAGGCACAGAGTTACATGACCTCATGGAAGACTGCCTCAGGATCGTGTTGAGGtgtttggcaagtgtaccaaatcccTCTAAGTAG
- the LOC114379162 gene encoding SRSF protein kinase 2-like yields the protein MAEDRSEVSDYSSEDEGTEDYRRGGYHAVRIGDTFKNGSYVVQSKLGWGHFSTVWLAWDTHKSRYVALKIQKSAQHYTEAAMDEIKILKQIADGDPDDKKCVVKLLDHFKHSGPNGQHVCMVFEFLGDNLLTLIKYSDYRGVPLPMVKEICFHILVGLDYLHRELSVIHTDLKPENVLLLSPIDPSKDPRRSGIPLILPNTKDKTVTKNGITIENKSLNGDLTKNQKKKLRKKAKKAAQGCAGKENAEEVEEDSKAPDEQDDCSNDVKPSVEPGEVKPNSPVRKDQSTKTSENKDIPQGSHGNRRGSRSTRKKLLEAVDLKCKLVDFGNACWTYKQFTNDIQTRQYRCPEVLLGSKYSTPADLWSFACICFELASGDVLFDPHSGDNYDRDEDHLALMMELLGMMPRKIALGGCYSRDFFNRYGDLRHIRRLRFWPLNKVLTEKYDFSEQEANNMTDFLLPLLDFVPEKRPTAAQCLQHPWFSAGPQTLEPSLTAVKHDAIEGEISEKMQREKAEQEAVEVGMGNMAIDGNPKPLKEFQSMKPSE from the exons ATGGCGGAGGACCGTAGTGAGGTGAGTGATTACAGTTCGGAGGACGAAGGAACCGAAGATTACAGGCGCGGAGGGTACCACGCGGTTCGGATTGGTGACACTTTCAAGAATGGGAGCTATGTGGTGCAGAGCAAGCTTGGTTGGGGTCATTTTTCCACTGTTTGGCTCGCTTGGGACACTCACAAATCG CGATATGTTGccttaaaaattcaaaagagtGCTCAGCATTACACTGAAGCGGCAATGGATGAAATAAAGATTCTTAAACAAATTGCTGACGGGGATCCAGATGACAAGAAATGTGTTGTAAAGCTTTTGGATCACTTTAAGCATTCAGGACCTAATGGCCAGCATGTTTGTATGGTTTTTGAATTCCTTGGAGATAATCTTCTCACACTTATCAAATATAGTGATTATCGAGGAGTTCCCCTTCCCATGGTCAAGGAAATTTGTTTCCATATTTTGGTGGGTTTGGATTACTTGCATCGTGAGCTTTCTGTAATACACACTGATTTAAAGCCTGAGAATGTCTTGCTTTTGTCTCCAATAGATCCATCTAAGGATCCTAGAAGATCAGGCATTCCACTTATCCTTCCAAACACGAAGGATAAGACTGTGACCAAGAATGGGATaacaatagaaaataaaagtttgaatGGAGATCTGACCAAGAATCAGAAAAAGAAATTGCGGAAAAAGGCTAAAAAGGCTGCTCAAGGCTGTGCTGGGAAGGAAAATGCTGAGGAAGTTGAGGAGGATTCCAAAGCACCTGACGAGCAAGATGATTGTAGTAATGATGTGAAACCAAGTGTAGAACCTGGTGAAGTTAAACCTAATAGTCCTGTGAGGAAAGATCAATCGACAAAGACTTCtgaaaataaagatattcctCAAGGAAGTCATGGTAATAGGAGGGGTAGCCGCTCTACAAGAAAGAAGTTGCTCGAAGCTGTTGATCTTAAGTGCAAGCTGGTTGATTTTGGTAATGCTTGTTGGACCTATAAACAATTCACAAATGATATTCAGACAAGGCAGTATAGGTGTCCTGAGGTTCTTCTTGGATCTAAATACTCAACTCCAGCAGATCTGTGGTCCTTTGCTTGCATTTGCTTTGAGCTTGCCTCTGGCGATGTTCTTTTTGATCCTCATAGTGGTGACAACTATGATAGGGATGAG GATCAtctggcattgatgatggagctTCTTGGGATGATGCCTCGCAAG ATTGCACTTGGTGGATGCTATTCCCGAGATTTTTTCAACAGATATGGAGATTTGAGGCACATCCGTCGGTTGCGTTTCTGGCCTCTTAATAAGGTGCTGACAGAGAAGTATGATTTCAGTGAACAAGAAGCAAATAACATGACCGATTTCCTTCTTCCATTACTTGATTTTGTCCCTGAAAAGAGGCCAACTGCTGCTCAATGCCTTCAGCATCCTTGGTTCAGTGCAGGTCCCCAGACTCTTGAGCCCTCATTGACTGCTGTGAAGCATGATGCTATTGAAGGGGAAATATCTGAAAAAATGCAGAGGGAAAAAGCTGAGCAGGAGGCTGTGGAAGTTGGCATGGGGAATATGGCCATAGATGGAAATCCAAAGCCACTCAAAGAGTTCCAATCTATGAAGCCATCAGAATAG
- the LOC114379163 gene encoding magnesium transporter MRS2-11, chloroplastic-like, whose product MALSWPHVLQFRSQPLLGHANCVFFSDLPESRSLELSCSDSYTLLRRCKISGHSPATVKPAVKCLSRSTEEKQWSDAETAVSDSDEVADEPNDQERTSAPTNGRFESQRIATTSSGDSLSLGIREPVYEVVEVRSNGKVSTRKINRRQLLKSSGLRPRDIRSVDPSLFMTNSMPALLVREYAILLNLGSLRAIAMQDCVLIFDNNGIGGKAFLETLLPRLNPKINNGGPSMPFELEVVEAALLSRIQRLEQRLMELEPRVQALLEALPNRLTGDILEQLRISKQTLVELGSKAGALRQMLLDLLEDPHEIRRICIMGRNCTLSKGNNDMECSVPFEKQIAEEEEEEIEMLLENYLQRCESCHGQAERLLDSAREMEDSIAVSLSSRRLEVSRVELLLQVGTFCVAIGALVAGIFGMNLKSYLEEHVLAFWLTTAGIIIGGIIAFFLMYSYLRARKIF is encoded by the exons ATGGCGTTATCTTGGCCGCACGTGCTGCAGTTTCGGTCTCAACCTTTGCTCGGACATGCTAACTGCGTGTTCTTCTCCGATCTCCCCGAATCCCGCTCTCTAGAACTCTCGTGCAGTGATTCCTACACTCTGCTTCGCCGGTGCAAGATCTCCGGTCATTCTCCGGCGACGGTGAAACCGGCGGTGAAATGCCTCAGCAGATCTACGGAGGAGAAGCAATGGAGCGACGCCGAAACCGCCGTATCCGACTCGGACGAAGTTGCTGATGAGCCGAATGACCAGGAACGAACTTCCGCTCCGACAAATGGTCGCTTTGAGTCGCAGAGGATTGCTACCACTTCTTCCGgcgattctctctctctcggaATTCGAGAACCGGTTTATGAA GTTGTTGAAGTGAGGTCTAATGGGAAAGTATCAACTAGAAAAATCAACAGGAGACAACTGTTGAAGTCAAGTG GTCTTCGTCCACGGGACATTCGAAGTGTGGATCCTTCATTGTTTATGACAAATTCAATGCCTGCGTTGCTG GTCCGGGAGTATGCTATACTTCTAAACCTGGGTTCACTACGAGCAATAGCAATGCAAGATTGTGTACTTATATTTGACAATAATgg TATAGGAGGGAAAGCGTTTTTAGAGACATTGCTGCCTCGATTGAACCCCAAGATCAACAACGGAGGGCCATCGATGCCCTTTGAACTTGAG GTTGTTGAAGCAGCATTGCTTTCAAGAATACAGCGATTGGAACAGAGATTGATGGAATTAGAACCTCGT GTACAAGCTCTTCTTGAGGCATTGCCAAATCGGTTGACTGGTGACATATTGGAGCAGCTTCGTATTAGCAAACAAACTTTG GTTGAGTTAGGTTCTAAGGCAGGAGCTCTCAGACAGATGCTGCTTGACCttctggaggatccccatgaaatACGCCGTATATGTATCATGGGAAGAAACTGCACACTTAGTAAAGGAAACAATGACATGGAATGTTCAGTGCCTTTTGAAAAGCAGATTGCTGAGG aggaggaggaggaaataGAAATGCTTCTGGAAAATTATCTTCAAAG ATGTGAATCTTGTCATGGTCAAGCTGAAAGGCTTCTTGATTCTGCAAGGGAAATGGAAGATTCTATAGCTGTCAGTTTGAG TTCACGAAGGCTTGAGGTTAGCAGAGTAGAACTGCTTTTGCAGGTTGGAACATTCTGTGTGGCAATAGGTGCCCTTGTAGCAG GTATATTTGGCATGAACCTGAAGTCCTATCTTGAGGAACATGTG TTGGCATTTTGGCTGACAACAGCGGGGATAATTATTGGTGGCATTATTGCTTTCTTTCTAATGTATTCCTACCTCAGGGCTAGGAAAATATTTTGA